The Pantoea cypripedii genomic interval TACCGATCGAATCATGTCAGCAGGAGAGAAGGGCAGGTGGCGCGCGCGGTCGGTGGGTCGAGGTATGACGGCAGATCACCGGTGCGATGACATCGGGAATCGGCGGGGCGCGGGAAATTACCAGCATCAGCCAGATGAAGGGGACAAACACCCACATCATCAACGGCACATGCACCAGCAAATCACAGTAGCCACAGGCGAATTCGCCGTCGTCCATCATATGATGGTCCATGCCGGGCATCACCATATCCGGCATGGCATCGTGATGCATAGGCATGTCG includes:
- a CDS encoding DUF2946 domain-containing protein yields the protein MMFSSAIRQRLTACIAIVAVLLLFVAPVVSKTLLERQNHLQSMMADMPMHHDAMPDMVMPGMDHHMMDDGEFACGYCDLLVHVPLMMWVFVPFIWLMLVISRAPPIPDVIAPVICRHTSTHRPRAPPALLSC